The nucleotide sequence ATGTTCCCGTGTCCACGGTGAGGCTGCGGTGAGGCTATCTTCCTCTTGTACACAGTTCTACACTCTATTAGGGTTAATGTggagatattttcatttatttcaatacaTATTGTCTAATCTGAATAAGTTTATGTctagtataaatattctacGTAATTATGATATTGTAACGGCTTGCATTTTTCTTGTGAATAAGTCACCTCAAACGGAAAGAAAACACGAGATATTAGCGCCATCTACGTCTGTTTGATTCGTCGAACTCGGAATTTCAAACTACCAGCTCATGACCGTGAGTTTCACCTATAgaaacaatatattgaaaacGGTTCgaatacattttttgttcttAAAAATCAGTAACTTCAGGAAATCACAAGCAAAACAAAAAGATCTGGTTTTCAACTTCGAAATCGCCAAACTGCGCATCATTGACTCTTGCCGCGAAACTCGGCATCAGATTTCAAGCAGAACGGCATTTGTTTAGTATTTAACTCATACACATTATAACAATAGAAAAAGTCAGTGGTGCCTATGTTGGTCAGAATTGGTGTAAATTTGCTAAGAAAGCAGAAATTTATGAAATGTGCAATAATAATTAATAGTCTTTTATTTTAGAAACAAACACGTGACCCTTTTTAAATAAATCACATAGAGGAAAGTAAAGGAAAGAATAGAACATAACAATCCTCAGACATCAAACATTCTATAACATGTTATAATATTGGATATAATAATTGAAACAATAGGGTGACACGATAAATAAAGTCTGTCTAAAAAATGAAGTATTTTTCCTAAAAACTTCATCAATtgacaaactaacaaacacTATTACTATGTAAACTAACTATTGAATAATTAAAACCAgaccattttattttttaaatgagaAGAAGATTTCCTAGCTGTTTTGAAAGTAACAGTCTGAATATTTGGATGAATTAAATGTAAACTGACTCTGATACGTGTATGAACCGTCCAACTCGACCGTGCAGTGCAGACTAATGAAATGATGTGATCGCATTAGTGAAGGATACGTTCTGTTCGTTGTAAAATGATAGCAATGATACACAGCATCAATCACTAAAAATGATATTACTTTGTGCGAACTGATTAAATTGGGATTGTTTTCGTTGCAAACAAATTGACTACGCCAGATAAAGTAGAAATGAAACGAACGGCAGAGCCGTGGTCCAATGCATGAGACTTAGATGTTTAGGACAGTGTTAGTGTAATGTCTATTTCATCGTTTTAGTGTGTATTGCATACTCCCACTCTATATCGAAGCCTGTAGTAGTAAAAAAGAACATTATATACGGTTGTctatttcagtgaaataaatGCCGTACTCGAATTGAAAATCATTGAACCGGAACAATTACAATGCGTACAGCCGAACGTAACATTGTCAACGGGCAGACGGTACGatttcaaacaattttgttGAAGTGTGTCGTACTAGCAAGTCATTCAATGCCTGTTTCGTGTTGTGATATCCTTATCTTAACAGATATAGCATCGTATACAGTTCTCATCGTTGCCTTCTCCCTTAATCGAGATTTGTATTCTGGAATGCTATAAATTAACTTTTAAACTGTTATTTCGAGACATCACTGGCGCTAATATCTATCAATTGTTGTAACACACACGTGAACAGTCTCTGATCAAAAGATAGAAGGCAAATATCAAAGCTATATATACGCCTTTAATATAACTCTTTTGATCGAAACATGAATTCAAGATATAAAACGAGTGAAAAATTCAACTTGAAAAAATGTTGGCATCCTGCGTATACTGTCTTTATTTCAAGGACATGTGAAACGACTGAATGTATTTTGAGTATTTCAATACATTCAAACAGGCCCAACTTTGGTGACAACCCATTTGTAAAATAGAGCTGTGGGAAAAAAACCGTCTTGAATTATTACGCGTGTTTGTCTACTACACGTAAGTTTGATACTATAGTGATGATATCGttccaaaatattttactttcacgAGAAGAAAATAACTCGAAAAGCatagtttttgtcattttagccGTCAAACGATTGTTTTAAGCATGCATTATAAATTAACACGCTGCACATAGCTAACGCTCTCCGTCTTCAatgtttaatttgatattttccttagaTAACGCCTTTTAATGTTATTCCCACGCGATCACATAGCACTTCATCAttgaaataaacaagtaaatttAGTTTGAGACAGGCTATATTCTCCTTGACTTGAGTTGCTGAATGGATACATAACTAGGAATTTCTATCGTGTAAGAAGATTCAGTGTGCTATGTACGCATAACATTTGTTACTGAAAACGTTTCCTCTGCTCTGTCCATTAGCCCATGCATTTAGACCGTGCTGGGATTCAAACCACTGTTGACTGGTTGCTCCATTCATTGCTTCTTAGCTCCACAGTCGGTGTTGACCTCGCACTGGTCGAAATCATataacacattacatgtatttacaaatggTTCTCACTTCCAAACTTCTTGTCTTCGAGCAATATTTGACTTAGTTCAAATATAGACAATTTCGATATGTGCCTGAAGCTAGttatatctacatacatacctcgCATCTGAGGTAAAAAACTGTGGCAGTCATGAATACTAAATCAAGCAAACTGCAGGGAGTCACAGCTCACCCAGCGTTGTTGATTGACAGCGATCCAATCACATGTCTGCATTCTATCACATGATCAAACATTGAAAGCGTGTCACGTGATATGAAACCATACAAGCATTCGCCGCCAGTTCAGTAGCGTGAAGCTGTGTGGTACTATTACTGCGCATGCAGTGATCGAGTTAGCCAAAAGGCTTGGCCAAAATGCCGGGCGAGTTGGACATTTCTTCCCTTTTTCCTGAGATTTTAGCCATGATTTTCAGTTATCTAGACGTTCAGGACAAGGGACGAGCCGCCCAAGTGTGTCGGAAGTGGAAAGACGCGGCGTATCACCGATCGGTGTGGAAAGGAGTGGAAGCCAAACTGCATTTACGAAGAGCCAACCCGTCTTTGTTTCCCAGTTTAGTTAATCGTGGAATAAGGCGTGTACAGATTTTAAGTTTACGACGAAGTTTGAGTTCTGTTGTACAAGGTATGCATAATCTACAAAGTCTTAATCTAAGTGGATGTTATAATTTAACTGACGTTGGACTGGCACATGCCTTGGTACGAGAAATGCCGAGTTTGAATGTGTTGAACTTAAGTCTATGTAAACAGATCACGGACAGTAGTCTCGGTCGAATTGCCCAGTATCTACGCAACTTACAGCATTTAGATTTGGGAGGTTGCTGTAATATTACCAACACTGGTCTACTGCTCATCGCTTGGGGACTTACCAAACTGAAATACCTCAATTTGAGAAGTTGCCGTCACATATCTGATTCAGGAATCGCCCATCTTTCCggtttgaccaaaaatgatgGCGAAGGGACATTACTCCTACAACATTTGGTGCTACAGGATTGCCAGAAACTAACGGACTTAGCCTTGCTTAACGCGGCGAGGGGACTTGTCAATTTGCAGAGTTTGAATCTAAGTTTCTGTGGTGGGATCACAGATTCTGGGATGATACATCTTTCAAAGATGGCCAGTCTGAAAGAACTCAACCTTAGGAGTTGTGACAATATCAGTGATATCGGTATCGCCCATTTGGCGGAAGGGGGTGCGTATTTACGAACATTAGATGTCAGCTTCTGTGATAAAGTTGGTGATGCATCGTTAAATCATATAGCACAGGGGATGCACAGTTTAACCAGTATAAGTCTCAGTTCGTGCTCCATCACCGACGATGGAATCGCTAGATTAGTATCAACACTACGTGATATGAAAACACTAAACATTGGCCAATGTAGTCGGATAACAGACGAAGGCCTGGGACTAATAGCAACCTATCTCAGGAAGCTAACGTGCATAGACTTATATGGATGTACCAAAATCACCACTGTGGGATTGGAGAAAATCATGCAACTGCCATGTCTGACCGTACTTAATCTGGGACTTTGGCACAAGAGGTGAAGACACAATTTCAATGAGAGAAATAGTGGGTCAAGCCAAGCTGCGTTTCTACTACTACTATGCAGTATGAAAGCAATACATTGAATCAGTCGTGCAAAGAGAGGGAGTCCTGACgcagacattgtatctgttgtCATTGGTTGTGAGCTAATCAGACAGCTCCGAATATACACTGTAGTGATTATTGTACAGTCTGAGAAATGCAAAGTATGGAACACAGTCAGAGTTTGAAAAGAGCATGTCAGCTGAATAGAGCTAATGAGGTTGAGTTTGCATTCTTTCTACATCTAGACCTTGTGCACTCGTTATatgcacatgaaaaaaaatggcttgttcaaaacattgatatttacACTCTTTTCAAAAGGAACCCAAGTCATGTGACTTGTTCAGTTACAAATGGGACCGAGTTTTCAAGAATAGAGTTTTGAAAAATAGTGACacagtatatgcaaatgacagaCCTTGGACCATGCAGTAGTGAAAGAAACAcgagtgtgtgtttgtgcagtGCTCTGCTTTGCTTTGATGCAATAGACATTAAAACATGAATGTAAAAGTATAGTGAATAAGCTCCCACTTCTGGAATTAGAACCATAAGAGACATTTAGGGCTGATTTTTGACATTTGAGTTAAGTCATTTTCACATGCCGTTGGTATAGACTAGTTAATGTGGATAGAATCAGGCAAATTAGACACTACCAATTTTGTTGAGGCTTTCTCTGCTTGGGTGAACACTAGACCGTGAATAGAGGTATGCTAAGCATGTTCATACAATATGGCTGATTTATAGGAAGCAAGCGCAAACTAAAGACAAGCCAACTCAATATGCTACTAACAACACACACAAGAGAACTGCCTCTTTTACTCTGGCTAAGAAGTAGCACATGGCTATAGCTGCTAGGTTTTTTGATTAGATTAACTTAGATCAATTTACTGGCGCAAGAGAATGAACTGTGGTGCTGTGTGTTCAATTCAATGAATTGAAAatccagtgttgtattttgaGATGAAATTTTGATCATTgccaaagacaaagacaaacatttgatataaatgttaatgGGGAATTTGAGATAAAACAGTTTTAAGTTGACAGCGGAAAGCCAAATCTGTAGCGTTTCATGGGGAAAACTTTTTAAAAGATTTTAGTTACAAAACTACAAAACTAGCTTTattaaaaaccaaaaaaaaaatcttgtacAGAATTGGTTGCTTTTATTCCAAGCTACCTCCAAGAATTTTGTAAAGATAGTTTGCATAAATCGCATGagaatcatgtacatgtacacatattttgtacttttaaaccaatgatttttttttttgaataatgtGATATTTTTCAGTGGAAATAAGAATATAACGATAATAGTGAAACCAGATATGGTAGTTGTACACTTGTCCTTGcttgaatgtatgtgtataactTGCTCAAACAGTTGGCAGTGTTGAGTATAAAGTTACTACATGGCCTTTCTTTCAACATATCTCCagttacttgtttgtgtttgctTCCCAAAGTGTTTTTActttagtgtaagttataacaCTACTAAACCGAAGAGAGAGAAAATTGTCAACGTTGAAACAAAGTTTAGTTTTTTTGCTGTGCCAGTTACGGTGACAAGGGTTCACTTCACAAGTTTGCATTTCAGTATCTCAATTTACTGGAGCCCACATTTGCATCTGATTTCATTTGAATGATTAATCCGCTGCATAATTAATGAGGCAGATAGAGCTACTACTACATAGAGGTACCGGCATTTTAGTTGTTATCAGTTCTTTCATAGCTGTAATTCACAGACACAGTACAATGTTAGGGTAAACTGTACAGCTGCGTTTGATGCCCCCTTATCATGACACcacatatttcattttggaTGAAGTGAACTGACTCAAGAGTTCAAAAAATTGTTTACGGCATTGTTGAAGATATATAGTGCAAGGGTGAGGCTTAATGCCAAACTGTGTCAGTAAATGCAGTCATTGTACCCTACCCCAATAGTCTCTGTACCCGGAACACTTATAAGTCTTATCTTCATAGTCTTACATACCCACTGGCAACCAAAAATTCTGTTTGAATTTTTTCACTGAAACcgacttttgtttttgttatgtttcacttttttttcacattctAATACAACATTCGGATATTGTCTCATTTCTAGTACCATAATTCAGTGTAATTTTAAGGCAAGGtgtgatttttttatataaaaaactgACCTTTATACAGAAATTGTAACCAGTGGGCAGAATTAGTATTTTCAGGTTAAAGTTTTGGAAAGCTTGTACATGTAGAATTTGTTTTGCTTAAAGCATAAATGACCTAAGTTGAAAAGCATAGGAATAGAATTCTTCAGTATTCTGTGAACTGACTTCAAATGTCTGAACGTTTTATATCAACCCAGACTCAAATGTCGTTCGAGTGTTTTCAAAACACATGATATTGTGGGGGGTGatctatataatgtacattttgtagtgaAATTAGAGTATGTGTAGCTATTATTTCGACA is from Glandiceps talaboti chromosome 1, keGlaTala1.1, whole genome shotgun sequence and encodes:
- the LOC144432775 gene encoding F-box/LRR-repeat protein 14-like, encoding MPGELDISSLFPEILAMIFSYLDVQDKGRAAQVCRKWKDAAYHRSVWKGVEAKLHLRRANPSLFPSLVNRGIRRVQILSLRRSLSSVVQGMHNLQSLNLSGCYNLTDVGLAHALVREMPSLNVLNLSLCKQITDSSLGRIAQYLRNLQHLDLGGCCNITNTGLLLIAWGLTKLKYLNLRSCRHISDSGIAHLSGLTKNDGEGTLLLQHLVLQDCQKLTDLALLNAARGLVNLQSLNLSFCGGITDSGMIHLSKMASLKELNLRSCDNISDIGIAHLAEGGAYLRTLDVSFCDKVGDASLNHIAQGMHSLTSISLSSCSITDDGIARLVSTLRDMKTLNIGQCSRITDEGLGLIATYLRKLTCIDLYGCTKITTVGLEKIMQLPCLTVLNLGLWHKR